The Carnobacterium divergens genome includes a window with the following:
- a CDS encoding ABC transporter permease, producing MNHRSERLKNFLVPVLSVVLGLILGAIIMLAFGYDPLLGYSSLIDGAIGSPFYVGETLRQATPLILTALGFAVANTAGFFNIGVAGQALFGWVGSVTIALMFPDLPKMILIPFCLIVGALCGAVWAGIAGVLRAYFNTSEVIVTIMLNYTALYISNHMVRNVLTKADDATPRISENASLRSDFLASITENSTLHYGLLIAILMCVVVWIMMHKTTLGYELRSVGLNPYASEYAGMSTKRNIILAMVISGALAGLGGTMEGLGNFENLFVMGSMPSIGFDGMAVALLGAGNPFGILVSGLLFGGLKIGGVSMPLSSDVPSEVVDIVIASIIFFVGANYLIRYIMNRVVKVNKGGVN from the coding sequence AGGAGCCATCATTATGTTGGCTTTTGGCTATGATCCCCTATTAGGATATAGTTCATTGATTGATGGTGCGATTGGAAGTCCCTTTTATGTAGGGGAAACATTAAGACAAGCCACACCATTAATTTTAACGGCTTTAGGTTTTGCGGTTGCAAATACAGCTGGCTTCTTTAATATCGGGGTTGCTGGTCAAGCGCTATTTGGTTGGGTAGGATCTGTTACCATCGCATTGATGTTTCCTGATTTACCAAAAATGATTTTAATTCCATTCTGTTTAATTGTGGGAGCGTTATGTGGCGCGGTTTGGGCAGGAATTGCCGGCGTATTACGTGCTTACTTTAATACAAGTGAAGTTATTGTTACAATCATGTTAAACTACACAGCTTTGTATATCTCAAATCATATGGTTCGAAATGTGTTAACAAAAGCCGATGATGCAACACCAAGAATTTCAGAAAATGCTAGTTTACGCTCAGATTTTTTAGCATCGATTACAGAAAACTCAACGTTACATTACGGTTTACTGATTGCAATCTTAATGTGTGTGGTTGTTTGGATTATGATGCACAAAACAACATTAGGTTATGAATTACGTTCAGTTGGATTAAATCCATACGCTTCTGAATACGCTGGTATGAGTACCAAACGCAATATTATTTTAGCAATGGTCATTTCAGGCGCGCTAGCTGGTTTAGGTGGCACGATGGAAGGTCTTGGAAACTTTGAAAATCTATTTGTGATGGGAAGTATGCCAAGTATTGGTTTTGATGGAATGGCAGTTGCCTTACTAGGCGCTGGAAATCCATTTGGAATTCTTGTTTCAGGATTATTATTTGGGGGACTTAAAATTGGTGGCGTAAGTATGCCGCTTTCAAGTGATGTTCCATCAGAAGTAGTAGACATTGTGATTGCCTCAATTATTTTCTTCGTTGGAGCAAATTATTTAATTCGTTACATTATGAACCGAGTGGTTAAAGTAAATAAAGGAGGGGTGAATTAA